The following proteins come from a genomic window of bacterium:
- the proC gene encoding pyrroline-5-carboxylate reductase, translated as MKLGIIGLGNMAEAILSGITTKTKSKKALFKGSDIIGFDVDQTKAKKLKKKYKITLASQITDVFKGTAAVLIAVKPQNLDELSAAVRSSVTPKHLILSILAGKTTGAFETHFGGHCRVVRLMPNTPALIGLGATAFYANHNCKPADKQITKKIFASVGDVLEVKDENLLDAVTGLSGSGPAYVYSFIDALISGGIEAGLSPDTAKNLAIKTIQGATELFIRSKDTAENLIAKVASKGGTTEAGLAKLAEKGFKETVVACVKRATQRAKELR; from the coding sequence ATGAAATTAGGCATCATTGGATTAGGAAACATGGCCGAGGCCATTCTTTCGGGCATCACCACCAAAACAAAATCGAAAAAAGCTCTTTTTAAAGGGAGTGATATTATTGGTTTTGATGTAGACCAAACCAAAGCTAAAAAATTAAAGAAAAAATATAAGATTACACTCGCTTCTCAGATAACCGATGTTTTTAAAGGAACTGCTGCTGTTCTTATTGCTGTAAAACCACAGAATTTGGATGAATTGTCTGCAGCAGTACGTTCCTCTGTAACTCCCAAACACCTTATCCTCTCTATTTTAGCGGGTAAAACGACTGGCGCTTTTGAGACTCATTTTGGCGGCCATTGCCGCGTGGTGCGCCTCATGCCCAATACCCCGGCTTTAATTGGCTTGGGTGCCACAGCCTTTTATGCCAACCACAACTGCAAGCCCGCCGACAAACAAATAACGAAAAAGATTTTTGCATCGGTAGGCGATGTGCTGGAAGTAAAAGACGAGAATTTGCTCGATGCCGTCACCGGCCTTTCGGGCAGTGGCCCTGCTTATGTTTATAGTTTTATCGATGCGCTGATTAGCGGAGGTATCGAAGCCGGGCTTAGTCCTGATACAGCAAAGAATTTGGCCATAAAAACAATACAAGGAGCTACCGAACTTTTTATTCGTTCTAAAGACACGGCCGAAAACCTCATTGCCAAAGTAGCCTCCAAAGGGGGCACCACCGAAGCCGGCCTGGCAAAACTGGCCGAAAAAGGGTTTAAAGAAACAGTTGTGGCCTGCGTTAAACGGGCTACCCAACGCGCCAAGGAGTTACGCTAA